The genomic stretch CAATTGAAGATTTAGCACAGTTAATCTTCGATTTAAAAAATGCAAATCGTGAAGCAAGAATTAATGTAAAATTAGTTTCAGAAGTTGGTGTAGGTACTATTGCTGCGGGTGTTGCAAAGGCAAAAGCAGATGTAGTTTTGATTTCTGGTTACGATGGTGGTACAGGTGCATCACCACTTACATCACTTAAACATGCGGGTTTACCATGGGAACTAGGTTTAGCAGAAGCACAACAAACACTTGTTTTAAATGATTTAAGAAGTAGAATTGTTGTTGAATGCGACGGACAATTAAAAACTGGTAGAGATGTTGCCATTGCGACATTATTAGGTGCAGAAGAATTTGGGTTTGCTACAGCACCTTTAGTTGCATCTGGTTGTATAATGATGCGTAAATGTCATCTTAACACATGCCCTGTTGGTATTGCTACGCAAGACAAAGAACTAAGAAAAAACTTTAAAGGAACACCAGAGCATGTTATTAACTTCTTTTATTATATCGCAGAAGAGTTAAGAGGAATCATGGCGCAGTTAGGTTTTAGAACGCTAGCTGAAATGGTTGGAAAAACACACAAAATTAACGCAAATAAAGCTATTAAGCATTACAAAGCTAAAGGGTTAGATTTATCAAGCATTTTACATAGACCTTCTGCTTATAAAAGTATGGTTGTAAAAAATACTGAAAAACAAGATCATAATTTAGACAATGTTTTAGATTTTACAATTCTTAAAGATTCTCATAGAGCACTTTATAGAAAAGAAAAAATGAATCTATTTTATCCTATAAAAAATACAAATAGAACAGTAGGTGCAATTGTTAGTAACGAAATATCTAAAATTTACGGTCATTTAGGTTTGCCAGAAGATACACTTAATATAAACTTTACTGGTTCAGCAGGACAAAGTTTTGGGGCATTTGGTGCTCATGGTTTAACGTTTACCTTAGATGGTAATACAAATGATTATCTAGGTAAAGGATTATCAGGAGCAAAATTAATAATTAAAAAACCAGAAAAAGCAGACTTTTTAGCAGAAAACAATATCATAGTAGGTAACGTTTGTATGTTTGGTGCTGTTGCAGGACAAGCATACATAAATGGTATTGCAGGTGAAAGGTTTGCCGTACGAAATTCTGGTGCTACAGCAGTTGTAGAAGGTGTAGGAGATCATTGTTGTGAATACATGACCGGTGGTAAAGTTGTTGTACTTGGTAAAACAGGTAGAAATTTTGCAGCAGGAATGAGCGGTGGTATTGCATACGTATATGATCCACAGAAAAAATTTATAAACGGACTTTGTAATACAGAAACAATAGAATTTGAAACACTTTCTAATGATGATGTCGTAGGATTAAAATCACTTATAGAAAAACATGTTCTGTATACGAACAGTAAAAAAGGTTCAGATTTATTAGCAGACTGGGATAATAGCTTACAAAATTTTGTAAAAGTAATGCCTACTGAATATAAACGCGCATTAGAGCGTTTAGAAACAGAAGAACCAATGTTTGAAGAATTAACAATAGCATAATGTCATGGGAAAAGTAACAGGATTTAAAGAATTTGAAAGACAAGATGAAAAATATACATCTGTTAAAGATCGTATAAAAAATTATAAAGAATTTACAGTTCCTTTATCTGAAGAAGAAATTACTAAACAAGGTTCTCGATGTATGGACTGTGGTATACCTTTCTGTCATAGTGGTTGCCCGTTAGGTAATTTAATTCCAGACTTTAACCATATGGTACACCAAGGCGAATGGAAAAAAGCATCTTGGATTTTGCATTCAACAAACAATTTCCCTGAATTTACTGGTCGATTATGTCCAGCACCATGTGAAAAAGCTTGTGTATTAGGAATTATAGAAGATCCAATTTCAATTGAAAATATAGAAAAAAATATTGTTGAAAGAGCTTTTAAAGAAGGATGGATAAAGCCACAACCACCAAAAAAGCGTACTGGGAAAAGTGTAGCTGTTATAGGTTCTGGTCCAGCAGGTTTAGCCGCTGCACAACAATTAAATAGGGCTGGTCATTCTGTAACTGTTTTTGAGAGAGATGACGAAGTTGGAGGTTTATTAAGATATGGTATTCCTAATTTCAAGATGGAAAAAGGAATTATTGATAGAAGAATTAAAATTTTAGAAGCAGAAGGTATCATATTTAAAACAAATGTAAATGTTGGTGTTAATTATGAAATATCAGAATTAAAAAGCTTTGATAGCCTTGTTTTATGTGGTGGTGCAACAGAAAGAAGAAGTTTACCAACTCCAGGTATAGATGCTGATGGTGTAGTACAAGCAATGGATTTTTTAACTCAACAAACAAAAGTTGTATTTGGTAAAGAAGTAAAAAATCAAGTTTTAGCAACAGATAAAAATGTTATTGTTATTGGTGGTGGAGATACAGGTTCAGATTGTATTGGGACATCAAATCGTCAAGGAGCAAAATCTGTTGTTAATTTTGAAATAATGCCTAAACCTCCAGGTCATAGATCTCCAAAAACTCCTTGGCCATTTTGGCCTTTACAATTAAAAACTTCTTCGTCCCATCAAGAAGGTGTCGAGCGTAATTGGTTGATAAATACAAAGGAATTTGTAAAAGATGAAAATGGCAAATTAATAGCTTTAAAAACCGTAAATGTTGAATGGAAAATGATTCCAGGACAAAGACCGCAACTAATAGAAATTTCGGGAACAGAAAAAACTTGGCCATGTGAATTGGCTTTATTAGCAC from Polaribacter marinaquae encodes the following:
- a CDS encoding glutamate synthase subunit beta, with the translated sequence MGKVTGFKEFERQDEKYTSVKDRIKNYKEFTVPLSEEEITKQGSRCMDCGIPFCHSGCPLGNLIPDFNHMVHQGEWKKASWILHSTNNFPEFTGRLCPAPCEKACVLGIIEDPISIENIEKNIVERAFKEGWIKPQPPKKRTGKSVAVIGSGPAGLAAAQQLNRAGHSVTVFERDDEVGGLLRYGIPNFKMEKGIIDRRIKILEAEGIIFKTNVNVGVNYEISELKSFDSLVLCGGATERRSLPTPGIDADGVVQAMDFLTQQTKVVFGKEVKNQVLATDKNVIVIGGGDTGSDCIGTSNRQGAKSVVNFEIMPKPPGHRSPKTPWPFWPLQLKTSSSHQEGVERNWLINTKEFVKDENGKLIALKTVNVEWKMIPGQRPQLIEISGTEKTWPCELALLALGFTGPESTLADKLGILKDSRSNYQADYGKYQTNVPHIFVAGDMRRGQSLIVWAISEGREAARQVDLFLMGSSELPSKDITGDLVAM